CCGTGGGACGCAGCGGCCCGAAGGTGGCGCCGCCGCGGTCGACGTAGAACAGGTCGCCGAGCACCGCGATCGCCTTCGGGCGGCGCTCGTGGACGACGATCTCGAGGCGGCCGGGGAAGATCCGCTTCACCGCCGCGGCGGCGATGAAGGGGTGCGCCTCGAGGCGCTCGCGCACCGCCGCCGGCGTCGCCTCCCACACCGTCGTGGTGTCGCCGAGGCCGAGCCAGGCGGTCACGTCGGCCGGGGTCAGCGCCGGGCCGACGCCGTGGATGGCGACCTGGTTGACGACGAAGTACGGGTGATGCCGCAGGCGCTCGACCAGCGGCCGGCGCGCCATCCACCCCAGCGCCGCCAGCCCGAGCGCGGCGCAGACGCCCAGACCGACCCACCGCCAGCGCGCCAGCCAGGCCGTCATTCGCGCCCCTCCCAGTCGCCGATCAGCTTGATCTCCGGCACCAGGCGGATGGCGCGCGCCCGCCACACCGTGTCCGTCACCTCGTCGATCAGCGCCTTGACGTCGGCGGCGGTGGCGTCGCCGACGTTGACGATGAAGTTGGCGTGCCGCTCCGAGATCATGGCGCCGCCGACCCGCCGGCCCTTCAGGCCGGCGGCCTCGATCAGGCGCCCGGCGAATTCGCCCGGCGGGTTCTTGAACACCGAGCCGGCGTTGGGAAAGCCGAGCGGCTGCTTGCTGTCCCGCTTGCGCTTGGCCGACGCCATGGCGGCGCGGATCGCCTCGGGATCGCCGGCGGTGAGCGCGAAGTCGATGCGGGTGACGATGTGGTCCGGCGGCAGGTCGAAGCGGCGATAGCCGAAGCGCAGCGCGGCGCGCGGCAGCTCGCGCACGCCGTGCGCGGGATCGACCACCTCGATGGCGCTCACGCACTGGCTGATCTCGCCGCCGAAGGCGCCGGCGTTCATCAGCAGGCCGCCGCCGAGCGAGCCCGGGATGCCTTCCGC
The genomic region above belongs to bacterium and contains:
- the murB gene encoding UDP-N-acetylmuramate dehydrogenase translates to MREWLQQRFGPRVRYAEPLSRHTSFRIGGPADAWVEVGSAEEILALQRRGRAEGIPVSVLGIGTNVLVADRGVRGIVLKLGRALGVFDWRQTGDRWQVRAGAAAPFKKLVMEAAARGLTGLEFAEGIPGSLGGGLLMNAGAFGGEISQCVSAIEVVDPAHGVRELPRAALRFGYRRFDLPPDHIVTRIDFALTAGDPEAIRAAMASAKRKRDSKQPLGFPNAGSVFKNPPGEFAGRLIEAAGLKGRRVGGAMISERHANFIVNVGDATAADVKALIDEVTDTVWRARAIRLVPEIKLIGDWEGRE